The Astatotilapia calliptera chromosome 2, fAstCal1.2, whole genome shotgun sequence genome includes a window with the following:
- the arl9 gene encoding ADP-ribosylation factor-like protein 9: MLSLSRAGIVGASVAVAGGVAFLIWNYASSSGEEKPETRLGEVGESDREQREGEKDEIREEETPVIKAQQQQTQCAEPTTAVVEPVAAAEVRNTSQSQPVKSKGTQVLVLGLDGSGKTSLLQSLSTGRLEQDIQPTQGFNAVSINKDDCYIEFLEIGGKEDLRPYWQKYIPKALLLVFVVDSSNPQLFPVAKKHLHELLASRPSLPLMVLANKQDLPGSCGITDLHDALSLSELGDRRLFLIATHVKEGETELSSGVQDAQALISQLVCDGL, encoded by the exons GAGGAGTCGCTTTTCTTATCTGGAACTATGCGTCCTCCTCCGGGGAGGAGAAGCCCGAAACACGCCTGGGAGAGGTCGGTGAAAGTGACAGAGAGCAGCGGGAAGGAGAGAAGGATGAAATAAGAGAGGAAGAGACTCCGGTGATTaaagctcagcagcagcagacacagTGTGCTGAGCCCACAACGGCCGTGGTTGAACCTGTAGCAGCTGCTGAAGTTCGGAACACATCACAG TCCCAGCCTGTGAAGTCAAAGGGAACACAGGTTCTGGTTCTGGGTCTCGATGGATCCGGAAAGACCAGCCTGCTGCAGTCTTTGTCCACCGGCCGCCTGGAGCAGGACATACAGCCGACACAGGGCTTCAACGCCGTCTCCATCAACAAAGATGACTGCTATATCGAGTTTCTGGAAA TTGGAGGTAAAGAGGATCTGCGGCCATATTGGCAGAAATATATCCCTAAAGCACTGCTGCTGGTATTTGTAGTCGACTCGTCCAACCCGCAGCTCTTTCCAGTGGCAAAGAAACACCTACACGAGCTGCTGGCCTCTCGTCCAAGCCTGCCTTTAATGGTGCTGGCCAACAAACAG gaCCTTCCAGGTTCCTGCGGCATCACTGACCTCCACGACGCTCTGTCTCTGTCCGAGCTCGGCGACCGGCGCTTGTTCCTCATCGCTACCCACGTGAAGGAGGGCGAGACGGAGCTGAGCTCTGGCGTGCAGGACGCTCAGGCCCTGATCTCCCAGTTGGTTTGTGACGGTTTATGA
- the spmap2l gene encoding testicular haploid expressed gene protein-like isoform X1 — protein MLCRLTESWSWLNTKPQKQSGPRLLDAYHQSSFLETFPLISEKLSWGNQGPVWPISTSALGAAPSARIQYLSRHKRDFSAREDHRRKEEEATASLFRKTQRPSSKTSQYENTLRLSTPRTRTRSSQDAGPPHTPQCEKNCPVWHTDPRVKSAVITPRLLQLSKPKLAHPDFQRSRESVASIVSLSSRKARISQRLVQLSLPRLKESNICCTLGRPEESIWTVSRAARRATASARIEMLAEPKQLSKDYIPPRDPEWSRKNVQSI, from the exons aTGCTGTGTCGTTTGACAGAATCTTGGAGTTGGCTCAACACAAAACCTCAAAAACAGTCTGGGCCACGACTCCTTG ATGCTTATCATCAGAGCTCCTTTTTGGAAACCTTTCCATTGATCAGTGAGAAGCTGAGCTGGGGCAACCAGGGGCCTGTATGGCCCATCTCCACTTCAGCGCTCGGAGCCGCTCCAAGTGCAAGAATCCAATACCTATCCAGGCACAAAAGAGATTTCTCAGCAagggaggaccaccggag gaaggaggaggaggcgacAGCGAGCCTCTTCAGGAAGACCCAGCGACCTTCCTCCAAGACGTCCCAGTACGAAAACACCCTGCGTTTGTCGACACCCAGAACCAGGACTCGAAGCTCCCAGGATGCAGG GCCTCCTCACACGcctcagtgtgaaaaaaactgTCCTGTGTGGCACACCGATCCCAGGGTGAAAAGTGCCGTGATCACACCTCGACTGCTGCAGCTTTCCAAACCCAAACTCGCACATCCGGACTTCCAGAGGAGCAGGGAG AGCGTTGCTTCCATCGTCTCTCTCTCATCCAGAAAAGCTCGCATCTCGCAGAGACTCGTCCAGCTGTCGCTGCCCAGACTGAAGGAGAGCAACATCTGCTGCACACTTGGACGTCCAGAGGAATCCATCTGGACT GTTTCAAGAGCAGCGAGGAGAGCCACAGCGAGCGCTCGCATTGAGATGCTGGCAGAACCAAAGCAGCTTTCCAAGGACTACATCCCACCACGAGACCCAGAGTGGAGCCGGAAAAACGTCCAGTCCATCTGA
- the spmap2l gene encoding uncharacterized protein spmap2l isoform X3 yields the protein MVSGKQAVQSTFGPSQRILELAQHKTSKTVWATTPWKEEEATASLFRKTQRPSSKTSQYENTLRLSTPRTRTRSSQDAGPPHTPQCEKNCPVWHTDPRVKSAVITPRLLQLSKPKLAHPDFQRSRESVASIVSLSSRKARISQRLVQLSLPRLKESNICCTLGRPEESIWTVSRAARRATASARIEMLAEPKQLSKDYIPPRDPEWSRKNVQSI from the exons ATGGTGTCTGGAAAACAAG CTGTTCAGTCCACATTTGGTCCATCACAGAG AATCTTGGAGTTGGCTCAACACAAAACCTCAAAAACAGTCTGGGCCACGACTCCTTG gaaggaggaggaggcgacAGCGAGCCTCTTCAGGAAGACCCAGCGACCTTCCTCCAAGACGTCCCAGTACGAAAACACCCTGCGTTTGTCGACACCCAGAACCAGGACTCGAAGCTCCCAGGATGCAGG GCCTCCTCACACGcctcagtgtgaaaaaaactgTCCTGTGTGGCACACCGATCCCAGGGTGAAAAGTGCCGTGATCACACCTCGACTGCTGCAGCTTTCCAAACCCAAACTCGCACATCCGGACTTCCAGAGGAGCAGGGAG AGCGTTGCTTCCATCGTCTCTCTCTCATCCAGAAAAGCTCGCATCTCGCAGAGACTCGTCCAGCTGTCGCTGCCCAGACTGAAGGAGAGCAACATCTGCTGCACACTTGGACGTCCAGAGGAATCCATCTGGACT GTTTCAAGAGCAGCGAGGAGAGCCACAGCGAGCGCTCGCATTGAGATGCTGGCAGAACCAAAGCAGCTTTCCAAGGACTACATCCCACCACGAGACCCAGAGTGGAGCCGGAAAAACGTCCAGTCCATCTGA
- the spmap2l gene encoding testicular haploid expressed gene protein-like isoform X2 has protein sequence MVSGKQAVQSTFGPSQRILELAQHKTSKTVWATTPCEKLSWGNQGPVWPISTSALGAAPSARIQYLSRHKRDFSAREDHRRKEEEATASLFRKTQRPSSKTSQYENTLRLSTPRTRTRSSQDAGPPHTPQCEKNCPVWHTDPRVKSAVITPRLLQLSKPKLAHPDFQRSRESVASIVSLSSRKARISQRLVQLSLPRLKESNICCTLGRPEESIWTVSRAARRATASARIEMLAEPKQLSKDYIPPRDPEWSRKNVQSI, from the exons ATGGTGTCTGGAAAACAAG CTGTTCAGTCCACATTTGGTCCATCACAGAG AATCTTGGAGTTGGCTCAACACAAAACCTCAAAAACAGTCTGGGCCACGACTCCTTG TGAGAAGCTGAGCTGGGGCAACCAGGGGCCTGTATGGCCCATCTCCACTTCAGCGCTCGGAGCCGCTCCAAGTGCAAGAATCCAATACCTATCCAGGCACAAAAGAGATTTCTCAGCAagggaggaccaccggag gaaggaggaggaggcgacAGCGAGCCTCTTCAGGAAGACCCAGCGACCTTCCTCCAAGACGTCCCAGTACGAAAACACCCTGCGTTTGTCGACACCCAGAACCAGGACTCGAAGCTCCCAGGATGCAGG GCCTCCTCACACGcctcagtgtgaaaaaaactgTCCTGTGTGGCACACCGATCCCAGGGTGAAAAGTGCCGTGATCACACCTCGACTGCTGCAGCTTTCCAAACCCAAACTCGCACATCCGGACTTCCAGAGGAGCAGGGAG AGCGTTGCTTCCATCGTCTCTCTCTCATCCAGAAAAGCTCGCATCTCGCAGAGACTCGTCCAGCTGTCGCTGCCCAGACTGAAGGAGAGCAACATCTGCTGCACACTTGGACGTCCAGAGGAATCCATCTGGACT GTTTCAAGAGCAGCGAGGAGAGCCACAGCGAGCGCTCGCATTGAGATGCTGGCAGAACCAAAGCAGCTTTCCAAGGACTACATCCCACCACGAGACCCAGAGTGGAGCCGGAAAAACGTCCAGTCCATCTGA
- the spmap2l gene encoding uncharacterized protein spmap2l isoform X4 produces MVSGKQAVQSTFGPSQRKEEEATASLFRKTQRPSSKTSQYENTLRLSTPRTRTRSSQDAGPPHTPQCEKNCPVWHTDPRVKSAVITPRLLQLSKPKLAHPDFQRSRESVASIVSLSSRKARISQRLVQLSLPRLKESNICCTLGRPEESIWTVSRAARRATASARIEMLAEPKQLSKDYIPPRDPEWSRKNVQSI; encoded by the exons ATGGTGTCTGGAAAACAAG CTGTTCAGTCCACATTTGGTCCATCACAGAG gaaggaggaggaggcgacAGCGAGCCTCTTCAGGAAGACCCAGCGACCTTCCTCCAAGACGTCCCAGTACGAAAACACCCTGCGTTTGTCGACACCCAGAACCAGGACTCGAAGCTCCCAGGATGCAGG GCCTCCTCACACGcctcagtgtgaaaaaaactgTCCTGTGTGGCACACCGATCCCAGGGTGAAAAGTGCCGTGATCACACCTCGACTGCTGCAGCTTTCCAAACCCAAACTCGCACATCCGGACTTCCAGAGGAGCAGGGAG AGCGTTGCTTCCATCGTCTCTCTCTCATCCAGAAAAGCTCGCATCTCGCAGAGACTCGTCCAGCTGTCGCTGCCCAGACTGAAGGAGAGCAACATCTGCTGCACACTTGGACGTCCAGAGGAATCCATCTGGACT GTTTCAAGAGCAGCGAGGAGAGCCACAGCGAGCGCTCGCATTGAGATGCTGGCAGAACCAAAGCAGCTTTCCAAGGACTACATCCCACCACGAGACCCAGAGTGGAGCCGGAAAAACGTCCAGTCCATCTGA
- the hopx gene encoding homeodomain-only protein, which produces MGSNAMDSMNLSQDQIAILEENFNKVSKHPDGTTLMLIAAECGLSEEETQKWFTLRNAQWRQSEGLPAKQGSVLD; this is translated from the exons ATGGGTTCTAACGCAATGGACAGTATGAACCTGTCTCAGGATCAGATTGCTATCCTGGAGGAGAATTTCAACAAAGTCAGCAAGCATCCGGACGGCACGACGCTCATGCTGATCGCGGCGGAGTGCGGACTGTCAGAGGAGGAAACACAA AAATGGTTCACGCTACGTAACGCACAGTGGAGGCAGTCAGAGGGTCTTCCAGCTAAACAGGGATCTGTGCTGGACTGA